The DNA segment TTTGATTAATTGGCAAAAATGAGATCATAAAAAGATATATACGGTAGAATAAATATTTATTTATAGTAGAATGTGTTGTGCTTTTATATTTATATTTTTGTTTTTTGCCAAATAGCAGATTGTGGCTGGCTGAAATATAATTTTATTTAGAAATGAAGAATTTACCAATCTTATTATTTTTGATGATTACATCTAGGGTGTTGGGGCAACCCGCTGATGTAAATAGTACTTTCCCAGATGTTAAGCAAGCTATTCAAGAGCATAATAATTCTTTTTATGCGGAACACGCTACTTCCTATATTTATACTGATGAAAGTGGTGTAGAATGGCCATACCGTTTGTTTTTACCTCCAGATTATGATCCTAAGAATGAATATCCGTTGTTGCTTTCTTTTCATGGAGCTGGGTCGAGAGGGGCTGATAATTTAAAACAATTACGACCTTGGATTGCTGGATGGATGGACGAACAAGTTCAAAAGGAACACCCTTGTATTATTCTGATGCCGCAGTGTCCTAGCAAACAGCAATGGGTGAATGTCCCTTGGAAAGAGGGTTCCTATGTTTTTAAAGATATTGCACCGAGTAGGCCTATGAAGCTGGTGAAGAAAATTTTTGACAAGGTAGTTGAGGAAAATTCGGTGGATAAAAATCGTATTTATGTGATGGGAGCTTCAATGGGAGGCTACGGTACTTGGTACTTTCTGATGCGTTATCGCAAATTGATTGCAGCGGCTGTGCCCATCTGTGGAGGCGGTGATCCGTCGATGGCGAAAAAAATTAGACATATTCCCATATGGGCTTTTCATGGAGATAAAGATCCAGTTGTACCCCTCTCCGGTTCAACAGATATGATTTCAGCATTGCAAAGTTTTAAGGATAATAATGCCCGTATTACCATCTACCCGGGAGTTGGACATAATGCTTATGAACTGGCATGGAATGACCCAGCATTAGTTCGTTGGGTTTTTAGTCAGGAAAAAGGACATTAAATTTCATTGAGCTTTGAAATGTTTTGTCGCATATTTTTAGCGGCAAGATCGTAGCTTATTACCAAGTGTTTTTATATACGCCGAGATAAACTGTAGAAAATATGATTAGAAGTATAGTGGTAATATTATTTGTACTGTTGTTGTGTCTCCCAAACAATATGGTGTCGCAGGAGATCAAAGAAGAGCTGGATATGCAACGATTCATTCAGCCCTTAAGTCAAGCGGGAATCTTTCGCGATTCGAATTATTATAATTGGGGAGGTTCCATCATTAAAGATAATGAGGGACTTTACCACTTGTTTTATTCTCGTTGGAAAAGAGAGAATACCTTTGCCGGTTGGTTAACTTCTTCTGAAATAGCTCATGCAGTATCTTATCATGCTACCGGCCCCTGGGAATATAAAGAAACTGTTTTAAGGGGTAGAGGAAATGGTTACTGGGATGGGATTACGGCTCATAACCCAAAGATAAAATATTTTGAGGGTAAATATTACCTCTATTATATTGCTACTAATGGGGGCGATAAAGAATACACAAATGAAGATTTATACATTAG comes from the Saccharicrinis fermentans DSM 9555 = JCM 21142 genome and includes:
- a CDS encoding carboxylesterase family protein, whose translation is MKNLPILLFLMITSRVLGQPADVNSTFPDVKQAIQEHNNSFYAEHATSYIYTDESGVEWPYRLFLPPDYDPKNEYPLLLSFHGAGSRGADNLKQLRPWIAGWMDEQVQKEHPCIILMPQCPSKQQWVNVPWKEGSYVFKDIAPSRPMKLVKKIFDKVVEENSVDKNRIYVMGASMGGYGTWYFLMRYRKLIAAAVPICGGGDPSMAKKIRHIPIWAFHGDKDPVVPLSGSTDMISALQSFKDNNARITIYPGVGHNAYELAWNDPALVRWVFSQEKGH